The following are encoded in a window of Telmatobacter sp. DSM 110680 genomic DNA:
- a CDS encoding VOC family protein, whose protein sequence is MIRGIKFVGIPVRDQDVALKFYTEALGMKGMTDQPYMPNQRWIELKFAGADTGIALFTPEGHEKRIGDFQSISFWCDDVFATADAMKKKGVVFTKEPTTEEWGSVAVFKDADGNQFALSSRGKLK, encoded by the coding sequence ATGATTCGAGGCATCAAGTTTGTGGGCATTCCAGTGCGTGACCAGGACGTAGCGTTGAAGTTTTATACCGAGGCTCTGGGAATGAAGGGGATGACGGATCAGCCGTACATGCCTAATCAACGATGGATAGAGTTGAAATTTGCCGGGGCTGATACGGGAATTGCGCTTTTTACGCCGGAAGGTCACGAAAAACGCATCGGCGATTTTCAATCCATTTCGTTCTGGTGCGACGATGTCTTTGCCACTGCGGATGCGATGAAGAAGAAGGGCGTGGTTTTCACGAAGGAGCCGACCACGGAAGAGTGGGGTTCGGTTGCTGTGTTCAAGGATGCAGACGGAAATCAGTTCGCTTTGTCGAGCAGGGGCAAGCTGAAGTAG
- a CDS encoding helix-turn-helix domain-containing protein yields the protein MPVLDDYIIDTLMRDLVGHDRKPVSFLVYVWLASEQSKTASEVRVSYQQVADSVGISKSSAQASIRWLLRRKLLTVKKETVTATPIYAVRSPWRDAARRTKDRG from the coding sequence ATGCCGGTACTGGATGATTACATCATCGACACGTTGATGCGAGATCTGGTGGGACACGACCGAAAACCGGTTAGTTTCCTGGTGTACGTATGGCTCGCTTCCGAGCAGTCAAAAACTGCCTCGGAAGTGCGCGTGAGCTATCAGCAGGTAGCCGACTCTGTTGGAATTTCGAAAAGCTCTGCTCAGGCCTCTATTCGCTGGCTGCTGAGACGCAAACTGCTCACTGTAAAGAAAGAAACGGTGACCGCGACTCCCATCTATGCAGTGCGCAGCCCGTGGCGTGACGCCGCACGACGCACTAAAGATCGCGGGTGA
- the gatB gene encoding Asp-tRNA(Asn)/Glu-tRNA(Gln) amidotransferase subunit GatB — MAATALSPDVLAKYEPVIGLEVHVQLLTASKVFCGCANKFGSEPNTNVCPVCLGLPGSLPVLNAKAVEFAVMASLALNCEVRERSIFARKNYFYPDLPKGYQISQFDKPLAEHGWIEVPTADGSIKRIGITRLHMEEDAGKSLHDGFSDSATRTYLDLNRCGTPLAEIVSEPDIRTPDEAFEYLTRLKEILLYTAVSDCNMEEGSLRCDANVSVRPRGQEKFGTKAEVKNVNSFRFIRQALEYEIERQIEVIEEGGRVVQETRLWNAHEGRTYSMRSKEQAHDYRYFPEPDLPPLIVTPEFLESVRAKLPELPEARRKRMIAEYELNPKDAHTLTASREFADRFEAAAKTAKNPRRVANLLLSELGGRLKALGLELDQSPISMAGLVFAADLLDEGMISSKQLKGLFDIAFEKGEDFPAVYEREKPQQITDSSAIEAMIDQVIAANPKQVEQYRAGKKTMAGFFVGQVMKASKGQANPALLNELVTKKLDG; from the coding sequence ATGGCTGCAACAGCGCTTTCTCCTGATGTTCTTGCCAAGTACGAGCCGGTGATCGGGCTTGAAGTCCATGTACAACTGCTCACTGCAAGCAAAGTGTTTTGCGGATGCGCGAATAAGTTTGGCTCGGAGCCGAATACGAATGTTTGCCCGGTGTGCCTGGGATTGCCCGGCTCGCTGCCGGTGTTGAATGCCAAGGCCGTAGAGTTTGCCGTGATGGCTTCGCTGGCGTTGAACTGCGAGGTGCGCGAGCGGTCGATCTTTGCGCGGAAGAACTATTTCTATCCCGACCTTCCCAAGGGCTACCAGATTTCGCAGTTCGACAAGCCGCTGGCTGAGCACGGTTGGATTGAGGTGCCGACAGCGGATGGCAGCATCAAGCGCATCGGCATTACGCGCCTGCACATGGAAGAGGACGCGGGCAAAAGCCTGCATGACGGCTTTTCGGATTCTGCTACGCGGACGTATCTCGACCTGAACCGCTGCGGTACACCGCTGGCGGAGATTGTGAGCGAGCCAGACATTCGCACGCCTGACGAGGCCTTCGAGTACCTGACGCGGCTGAAGGAGATCCTGCTGTATACGGCGGTCTCTGACTGCAATATGGAAGAAGGATCGCTGCGCTGCGATGCCAACGTAAGCGTACGGCCTCGAGGTCAGGAGAAGTTCGGCACGAAGGCAGAAGTGAAAAACGTAAATAGCTTCCGCTTCATCCGCCAGGCTCTCGAATACGAGATCGAGCGGCAGATCGAGGTGATCGAGGAGGGCGGTCGCGTGGTGCAGGAGACGCGGCTGTGGAATGCGCACGAGGGACGCACCTACTCGATGCGTTCGAAGGAACAGGCGCACGACTACCGCTACTTTCCCGAGCCGGATCTGCCGCCGTTGATCGTAACGCCGGAGTTTCTAGAGTCGGTGCGGGCGAAACTGCCGGAGCTTCCCGAGGCGCGGCGTAAACGGATGATCGCCGAGTACGAACTGAATCCTAAGGACGCGCACACACTGACGGCTTCGCGCGAATTTGCAGACAGGTTCGAGGCTGCGGCAAAGACGGCAAAGAATCCTCGGCGCGTTGCCAACTTGCTGCTGAGCGAACTTGGCGGTCGGCTGAAGGCGCTCGGGCTTGAATTGGATCAGTCTCCGATTTCGATGGCGGGTTTAGTGTTTGCGGCTGATCTGCTCGATGAAGGTATGATCAGTTCGAAGCAGTTGAAGGGACTGTTTGATATTGCCTTTGAAAAGGGCGAGGACTTCCCTGCTGTTTACGAACGCGAGAAACCGCAGCAGATAACAGATTCCTCGGCGATCGAGGCAATGATCGACCAGGTGATCGCCGCAAATCCCAAGCAGGTGGAGCAGTATCGCGCCGGGAAGAAGACGATGGCAGGCTTCTTTGTGGGGCAGGTGATGAAGGCGTCGAAGGGGCAAGCCAACCCTGCGTTGCTGAATGAACTTGTAACCAAGAAGCTCGACGGATAA
- a CDS encoding VOC family protein, producing the protein MSSKFLVVAGMAVLSVATVASTAQERPKITGISHLAVYTSDAAATDHYYRVIIGAAKQADPENPQGVKYAFSATQFVEVLPLPPNAGINRMDHAAFNTVNAEGMRKYLAAKGWKAPASVTRGSDGSRWFAVQDPEGNKIEFVQPAADAKSPDNPSAIGHHIIHVGLLVHSRAAEDKFYRDLLGFKPYWFGGMQDDKVDWVSQQVPDGHDWVEYMMTSGPSGTGIPANMTQQTLGVLDHFAVGEKSVEDAFKVLQAGNRLEGRHDAAPKIGKDGKGQFNMYDPDGIRAELMNFHATEKPCCSAFTAEDPAE; encoded by the coding sequence ATGTCGTCGAAGTTTTTAGTAGTGGCTGGAATGGCTGTGCTGAGTGTTGCAACCGTAGCGTCAACCGCGCAGGAGCGGCCTAAGATTACCGGGATCTCGCATCTTGCCGTCTACACATCGGACGCTGCGGCTACTGACCACTACTATCGTGTGATCATTGGTGCGGCGAAGCAGGCTGATCCCGAAAACCCACAGGGCGTTAAGTATGCCTTCAGCGCGACGCAGTTTGTTGAGGTGCTACCGCTGCCGCCGAATGCGGGCATCAATCGGATGGATCATGCGGCATTTAACACAGTGAACGCGGAAGGTATGCGGAAATATCTCGCTGCGAAGGGGTGGAAGGCACCAGCATCGGTGACAAGAGGTTCCGATGGGAGCCGATGGTTTGCGGTGCAGGACCCTGAAGGCAACAAGATCGAGTTCGTGCAGCCGGCGGCAGACGCCAAGTCACCGGATAATCCGAGCGCCATCGGGCACCACATCATTCATGTGGGACTGCTCGTACACAGCCGCGCGGCGGAAGACAAGTTCTATCGCGACTTGCTTGGGTTCAAGCCCTACTGGTTTGGCGGCATGCAGGACGACAAGGTCGACTGGGTAAGCCAGCAGGTTCCCGATGGGCACGACTGGGTGGAATACATGATGACGAGTGGGCCGTCGGGGACAGGTATTCCCGCAAATATGACACAGCAGACACTTGGCGTGCTGGATCATTTTGCCGTTGGGGAAAAGTCAGTGGAAGATGCGTTCAAGGTGTTGCAGGCGGGCAATCGCCTGGAAGGCAGACACGATGCGGCGCCCAAGATTGGCAAGGACGGCAAAGGTCAGTTCAATATGTACGACCCGGACGGGATTCGTGCAGAGTTGATGAACTTTCATGCGACCGAGAAGCCTTGCTGCTCGGCGTTTACAGCGGAGGATCCGGCCGAATAG